A genomic region of Miscanthus floridulus cultivar M001 chromosome 3, ASM1932011v1, whole genome shotgun sequence contains the following coding sequences:
- the LOC136546000 gene encoding galactoside 2-alpha-L-fucosyltransferase-like, with amino-acid sequence WSPSAHLIKRLRQHEPLQPQCGPGTEAYRAVAARFRSWRRNGTKDGVCRYLVLVPYRGLGNRILAAASAFLYAVLTDRVQLLDGNTSMGEIFSCEPFPGTSWLLPQHFPISKLHNLTGDVRESYRNLVQNDSAASLVSRLPYVFVDLDHSCTYHDKLFCCDDERQFLRRAPWLLMRTDGYFVPALFLNPAHQDELDRMFPRKDSVFYLLAHYLFHPTNKVWGLITRFHSSYLRDSDERLGIQVRVFDGDTPFQHILDQILACTSQEHLLPDVVTQEPLRRSMAGARSKAVLTTCLSSWSYENIRWKYWQSATATVEVVSVYQQSHEEHQLSGYTTHDMKAVAEMYLLGMTDKIVTSGWSTFGYVGHGLGGLTPWIMFRPENHTTPYPPCRRAKSMEPCMHGPPFYDCRAKHGADTGKLVPHVQHCEDMSLRLKLVHPE; translated from the coding sequence TGGTCGCCGTCCGCGCACCTCATCAAGCGGCTGCGCCAGCACGAGCCGCTGCAGCCCCAGTGTGGCCCGGGCACCGAGGCGTACAGGGCCGTGGCCGCGCGGTTCAGATCCTGGCGCCGCAACGGCACTAAGGATGGCGTCTGCAGGTACCTCGTGCTAGTGCCGTACAGGGGCCTCGGGAACAGGATCCTGGCCGCGGCGTCGGCGTTCCTATACGCCGTGCTCACCGACCGCGTCCAGCTCCTCGACGGGAACACGTCGATGGGCGAAATCTTCTCCTGCGAGCCGTTCCCGGGGACCTCGTGGTTGCTGCCGCAGCACTTCCCGATCAGTAAACTCCATAACCTGACGGGCGACGTGCGGGAGAGCTATAGGAACCTGGTGCAGAACGATAGCGCGGCGTCGCTCGTGTCCAGGCTCCCGTACGTGTTCGTGGATCTCGACCATTCCTGCACGTACCACGACAAGCTCTTCTGCTGCGACGACGAGCGGCAGTTCCTCCGCCGCGCACCGTGGCTGTTGATGAGGACGGACGGCTACTTCGTGCCGGCGCTGTTCCTGAACCCGGCGCACCAGGACGAGCTCGACAGGATGTTCCCTCGGAAAGACTCGGTGTTCTACCTGCTGGCGCACTACCTGTTCCACCCGACGAACAAAGTGTGGGGACTGATCACGAGATTCCACAGCTCGTACCTGAGGGACTCAGACGAAAGGCTGGGCATCCAGGTCAGGGTGTTCGACGGGGACACTCCGTTCCAGCACATCTTGGATCAGATCCTCGCCTGCACGTCGCAAGAACATCTGCTCCCCGACGTGGTGACGCAGGAACCGCTCCGTCGGTCGATGGCCGGTGCACGGTCGAAGGCTGTCCTGACGACTTGCCTGAGCTCGTGGTCCTACGAGAACATCCGGTGGAAGTACTGGCAGTCGGCGACGGCCACCGTCGAGGTCGTGAGCGTGTACCAGCAGAGCCACGAGGAGCACCAGCTCTCCGGCTACACGACGCATGACATGAAGGCGGTGGCGGAGATGTACCTCCTGGGCATGACCGACAAGATCGTCACCAGCGGCTGGTCGACGTTCGGCTACGTCGGCCACGGCCTCGGCGGGCTCACGCCGTGGATCATGTTCAGGCCCGAGAACCACACCACGCCGTACCCGCCGTGCCGGCGCGCCAAGTCGATGGAGCCGTGCATGCACGGGCCGCCGTTCTACGACTGCAGGGCGAAGCACGGCGCTGATACGGGAAAGCTGGTGCCGCATGTCCAACACTGTGAAGACATGAGCTTGAGGCTCAAACTTGTTCACCCCGAGTGA